In Mycolicibacterium aubagnense, the DNA window CCTCCCCGCTGACATCGCGCTCGACATGGCACATGCGCTCGTTCTACCGCTGCGCACCACCGGGACCGTCATCGGCATCCTGGTTTTGCTGAGGAGTACGGCCCGGCAGCCGTTCACCGACGACCAGGTGGACACGATGGCTGCCTTCGCCGATCAGGCCGCGCTCGCCTGGCAACTTGCGGCAAGCCAACGGCAGATGCGCGAATTGGACATCTTGGCCGATCGGGACCGAATCGCCCGCGACTTGCACGACCATGTCATCCAGAGATTGTTTGCCGTTGGGCTCACATTGCAAGGCGCGGTCCCCCGCGCGCGCTCCAGCGATGTGCAGCAACGCATTACCAAATGCGTCGACGACCTACAGGACGTGATCACCGAAATCCGCACGGCGATCTTCGATCTCCACGGCGGCTCGAGCACCACCACCCGACTCCGACAGCGACTCGACGCCGCCGTGTCCGCATTCTCCAGCAACGCACTACACACCACTGTCCGGTACGACGGCCCACTATCGGTGATCGAACCGGACCTGGCCGACCATGCCGAAGCGGTGGTCCGGGAAGCGGTGAGCAACGCCGTCCGTCATGGCAACGCCAGCGCGATCAGCGTCACCGTCACCGTCACCGACGACTTGCACATCGAGGTGACCGATAACGGCGAGGGGCTGGCCGAGGTTATTACCGAGAGTGGTCTGACGAACTTGCGCCGACGAGCCATGGACAGTGGCGGTGATATGTCGATCGAGCCAGCCCAAGATGGCGGCACGGTGCTGCGGTGGTGGGCACCTCTGCCGTGAGCTACTTGCGGTAGCGGTCCTTTCTCCCGCCACCGTCCCGATCAAGTTCATGCCATTCGGCAGCCCAACCCGCATGTCGCTTGCGGTCAAGCCACCAGCGCAAGACCTGGACGGCCAGGTAAAGGCTTCCGGTGAACCCCAACCACATCATGGCTGCCGCACCGAAAGCCGCGGCAGACACCTCATCGCGGGTCTGCGGTGGGCCAACGTATTCACCCCGGCTGTTCACCCAAACCGATGTCCGATCACCGGACTTCAAATTCTGGGGCCCGACAAACCAGGCACTGTGGTCGGATCCGCCGGCGCGCCAGCTGACGTGCGATCGGAAATCAACCGCCCCGATACGCGATATGACGCTGCTGTTCTCTAGAGCAGTTGCGTCGACGGTGTGCCACTCGACAGATTGCCGCGCCAACGCCTGCCTCTGCTGGTCGTAGACAGATGTGCCGAACGCCGCGACCGGGGCGATCAGAACAAGCGCAAAGATCAACGCCGCCAGTCGCGCACCGGCTTCGAGACGGTCGCTGCGACGCACCAGTGGGCTTCGGGAAAAGCACATGACGTTTCGGTGCCATACCTCAGCGAACGGGCTCCAGGTGTACTCGTCCATGGCGGACTCCTCGGTTGGGTCTCGCGCGACGTGGCGCTGCATGCGACCCCTAGTTTGCGACCCAGGAGCCGCCCTCAGGCAGAGACCAATGTCCTTGCGTTCCAATGACGATGGGCATCGATTCTGCGTCATACCGCCGTGCTCCTGGCTGCTGCGCAAGTGACCAATGGCACTGTCAATCGCGTGGCGCCACCGGTCAAGTCCAGGGACGTGGTGTATGACGTCGTCGTGTGATTCTTCGAGGTAGTTGGGTCAGGCGGGCAGTGCCGCGGGGGTAGCCTCCTGTTCGGTTGGGGTGTCGTTGACGGTGCGTGATTTGCTCAGAACGTCGAGGCCGAGGTAGCGCCGCGACTCGGCCCATTCGTCGTGTTGTTCGGCCAGCACTGCTCCGACGAGACGGATCAGGGCCGCGCGGTCGGGGAAGATGCCCACGACGTCGGTGCGCCGGCGGATCTCCTTGTTGAGTCGTTCCTGGGGATTGTTGCTCCAGATCTGGCGCCAGATCTGCTTGGGGAACGCGGTGAACGCCAGCAGATCCGGCCGCGCCGCTTCGAGGTGATCGGCGACATTGGGCAGCTTGTCGGACAATGCGTCGATGATCCGATCATATTGAGCAGCAACGGATTCAGCGTCAGGTTGGTCGAACACCGAGTGCAGCAGGGTGCGCACCCAGGGCCACGAACTCTTGGGAGTGACGGACATCAGGTTGGTCGTGTAGTGGGTTCTGCAGCGCTGCCACGCCGCTCCGGGCAGGGTGGCCCCGATGGCGGCGACCAGCCCGGCGTGGGCGTCGCTGGTGACCAGTTTGACCCCGGACAGGCCGCGGGCGGTCAACGACCGCCAGAACGTCAACCAGCCCGCCCCGTCCTCAGCGGTCGTGACATCGATTCCCAGGATCTCGCGGTAGCCCTCGGCGTTGACCCCGACGGCGATCAGGGCGTGCACGTTGACCACCCGGCCGGCTTCACGCACCTTGAGCACCAGAGCGTCCGCAGCGACGAACGTATACGGGCCGGCATCGAGCGGCCGGGTCCGGAACGCCTCCACGGCGGCGTCGAGTTCCTTGGCCATCACCGACACCTGCGACTTCGACAACGACGTGATGCCCAGGGTCTCGACCAGCTTGTCCATCCGCCGCGTCGAGACACCAAGCAGGTAACACGTCGCCACCACCGTGGTCAGGGCCCGCTCGGCGCGTTTACGGCGCTCCAGCAGCCAGTCCGGGAAGTAGGATCCTTGCCGCAGCTTCGGGATCGCAAGATCCAAAGTCCCTGCACGGGTGTCGAATTGACGGTGTCGGTAGCCGTTGCGGGAATTGCGCTCAGCCGAGCGTTCGCCGTAGCCGGCACCGCATAGGGCGTCGGCTTCGGCGCCCATCAGGGTGTGGATGAACGTGGCCAGCAGCTCGCGCAGCACGTCGGGATGGGCAGTGGTGAGTCGTTCGGCCAGCACAGTGGGCAGATCGATATTGTGGGCAGTGGTCATCGCGTCGATTCCTTTGCTCGAGTGACTTTGGACGGTCTCTCGAAGAATCACGCGATGACCTTCAATCACTCGGCTACGACACGCCGGTACCGCTGATCAGGTCCGACTCGTACACCACCTTGATGGACGCAACCGCGCCACCTGCAGGATCGCTTTATGAAGATCGAGCACACTCCGGTCGGGTACCTGCCACCGGCCACCTTCTCGGCGCCGGCGTGGCAATGTCGCGAAACGCCCTGGAGCGGAGAGAAGATCACTGTGCGCGATCTCGAACCCGATGACTTCCCCGCAGTCATGGCGCTCGCCGGCAACCTCGGCGGTGATGGACTCTACCTCCGGTTCTTCACCTACGGCGCGATGTATCTGGCCGCATGGGAACACTCCGTGACCGAGTATGTACCCGGCAACGTCTCACTCGGCGCCTTCGACGGCAACGACCTTGTTGCCGTCGGAAAGTATGTCGCCACCGGCGAGTTCGGTGCCGGGGAAATCTCCATCGTGGTCGCGCACCGCAATCACCGCGGGATCGCCACGGTGCTACTGAGGCGGCTCGGTGACTATGCCAGATCCGCAGGAACACAACGCCTGGTTGCTGACGTGCTACCGCAGAATCGCGCTGTGCGCCGGGTCATCGCAGACGCCGGCTGGCCGTGCATTCAGCGTCGCGACGACGAGATGCTCACCGTGGAAGTCGACCTGACTGCATCGCTGTCTGCCACATGTGCTGTGAGGTGAAGAACATGTCCACCACGTTCCCCGACCGCGAGACCATTCGCGCAGCCATGGCGCTCGCAACGCGTGCGCCTTCGGTCCACAACACCCAGCCCTGGCGGTGGCGGATCGGCTCGCACAGCGTGCAACTGTACGCCGAGGAGGGACTGCATCTGGTGCACACCGATCCCGACGGCCGCGATCTGCTGATCAGTTGTGGTGCGGCACTGCATCACGCGGCGGTCGCCCTCTACGCGCTGGGCTGGCAACCGACCATCCACAGGTTCCCGAATCCTGCTGAGCCCAACCACCTCGCCGCGATCGAAGTCGTTCGGTGCACTCCACAACAACCCGAAATCGCGCTCGCCGCCGCGATTCCCCGGCGTCGCACCGACCGGCGTTACTACAGCGGATGGCCGGTTGCACTCGGAGACGTCGCCCTGATGACTGCCCGCGCCGCCCGCCTCGGTATCGGGCTGCGTCGGGTAAACCTCAATGACGTCTTGGTCACCGCACTGCGGCAAGCGGTTTCACAGCACGTTCACGACACCGAGTATCTCACCGAACTCACAACGTGGAGCGGGCGCTACGCCTCGGTGGCCGGCGTGCCCGCTCGCAGTACGCCGACACCCGACCAGGGAGCCGCTGTCCCCAGCCGTATTTTCGCCGGCCCCATGCTCAGCCAACCCGCGGGGACGGCCGCAGCGGACGACAACGGATTACTCTTGGCCCTCGGCACGTCAACGGACACTCCACTCGATCGGCTCCGGGCCGGTGAAGCCACCAGCGCAGTTCTGCTCACCGCGACCGCACAAGGACTGTCGACCTGCCCGGTCACCGAGGCATTGGAGAATCCTGATTGCCGGAAAATCGTCGGAACGGACGTTTTTGGTGACGAACTGTTCCCCCAGATGCTCATTCGCGTCGGCTGGGCGCCGCTGAATGCCGATCCGCTGCCCGCGACCCCGCGCCGGCCCCTGGCCGACGTGGTCTCGTGGCTCGACGACGATGCTCCATTCACGTGATTCGGCTCGATGCGATGCCGACCCACCGAGCAATAGCCCGCTACCCCAACGGAATAGCAAGCCGAAGAGAAATCAATACCATGAGCACATCCCACCCCATCGAGTACCGGACCCGCATGTTCGCTCGGGTACTCGGACCGTATCTCCTCATCGCGTCCGGCACGGTCGTGACCCGGCCCGGCTACGTCAAGACTCTGATGAATGCGTTTGACGGAAGCTCCGTCTGGCCCTGGATCACCGGTGCATTCGTGTTACCGATGGGACTGGTCGTGATCGCGCTGCATCCGTACTGGCGCGGGTTTGCCGCAGCTGCCGTGTCAGTCCTGGGATGGATGACGGTGGCCAAGGGAATCGCGTTGATGACCTTCCCGCAGTCATACCTTTCCGTGGGACAAGACGCGTTTACCCGAGCACCGTGGTGGACCATCAGCCTCGTCGTCATGGCATTGATCGGGCTGTACCTCACCGTCATCGGGTGGGCTCCGAACCACCGATCGGCCGCATCCGCCCAGACCACAGCCGATGGCATTCGGGATCTGCCCCGGGCGGTCTAGTCCCAACGACACGTCGTCACAAGGGAGTCACGATGAAAACCGAGCATCTGAGCGCCGCAACAGCGATGGTGTTCAGCACAGTCTTGTTCGCGTCCCCGGTCTGCGCCGACGAAGGTAGCGGCGGTGCAGACCCTGCCGTAGGTCAGCCGTGTATGGCGGTCAACTTGAACGACACCGCGAAGGGCCCTTCCGGTGAGGCACTACGTTGCCTCGCAACCGGCAGTGGTGGTTTCTCCTGGATGGCAGATACCGGCGCAGCCGGCACCATCGCCCAGTTGGAAAAAGAAGGATACAGCGTGCAACTGGAGCGCGTGGGCGGTGCACCGATGGACAAATGCACGGTGCAGAACGTCTGGGACCCCGTCATTCAAACCCGCACCGACCGTTCGACCCCTGGGGGCCAGAACTCTCACGCCACCACCATCGTCATCAGCAAGACGATCAAGGTTTCTCTCGATTGCACCGGCTAGCGACAACCAACCGCACAATCGACAGACCATGAAACCCACAGCACCGAGTTCCATTGAGGGTCAACACCTTCAGCCCGCGGCCACGCGCGTCGACGGTCACCCTGACTGGCAAGCCCTGGCCGACGCGGCAAGGGTCACTCCCGGTTCACACGTCAACCTCTCTCGAGACCACGACCCCGGACGACACACGCCCGGCCTGGCCAGAGACAGTGGTGAATCTGAGCTTGCGGAGGCGAAGGCGCTACTGCTGGATTTGCAAGATCGGTTCTTCGCCGCTGCTGAGCACGCGCTGGTCGTGGTACTCCAGGCGATCGACGCCGCGGGCAAGGACGGCACGATCAAGCACGTCATGAGCGGGCTCAACCCGGTTGGTGTCGACGTGTACAGCTTCAAGGAACCCACGCCCATCGAGTCTGCCCACGACTACCTGTGGCGCTATCACCGGGTGTTACCCGAGCGCGGGCGCATCGCGGTGTTCAACCGGTCCTATTACGAGGCGGTCTTGACGACCAGAGTGCACCCCGAAGTGCTGGAACCACCGGTCGCATCCACCGAACTCCATCACCTGTGGCACAGACGGTTTCAGGAAATCAACGAGTGGGAGCGCTACCTTCACGACAACGGGACGGTCATCGTGAAGCTCTTCCTCAATCTCTCGAAAAGCGAGCAGAAGCGCCGATTTCTGGAACGCCTGGAGAATCCGCAGAAGAACTGGAAGTTCTCGGTGAATGATCTGGCCGAGCGCGCGCACTGGGACGACTATCAACTCGCGTTCCAGGAAATGCTCACCCACACGAGCACCGCGTGGGCGCCGTGGTACGTCGTTCCTGCCGACCACAAATGGTTCAGTCACTTGACCACCTCAGCTGTGCTGGTGCAGTCGCTGCGTGGGATGGAGCCGAAGTACCCTGCCCTGACCGATGCCGCGAGAGAGCGCCTGACAGCGGCAAAGTCGACACTCGACAGCGAGCCCGGCTGACGCAGGAGTCGACGGTGACCCCATGTCGAATCACACAACCGTGTGAACGGCCCTTTTGAGAGACTTCAGCGCGGCGGGCAGTTCCCGCTCGCAGTCATGAGCGAGGTCGGTTTCCTGTTGGTACAACAAGCCATAGGTGAAGGTGTCCTCCCCCGCCGCATTGGCTGCCTCGACCTGTTCAGCGAGGTTGGCGCGGCTCACGACACTGTCCTGGTGATCGCCGAGCAGCGTCTGGATGACCTTCGCGGCGTCAGACACCTTCGTCGCTCCACCGGCTGCCGCGATGTAGCGTAAACGCTTGGCACTTTTGCGAATACGGTGCAGCATCACGTCATGGTGCTCAGCGTCGGCGGTGGCCGCCGCGTTGACCCTCTTGCGGATGCGCTCGTAGCCATCTGCGATGTTTTTGGCGGCCGACGGTGTCACCGGGGTCGCTGCGGCCGACGACTGAATCCCCGTCAGCGAGTCCAGGGCATCAAGCAGCCTGAAGTACCGCGACGAGCGCATCGCAGTGACCGATGCCCGCAGCCCCGTCCGATAGCGGTCGTGGGCACCATCGATCAGACGGTCGCGGATCGGGCCACGAATCAGCTTCGCGGGCAACTCGTCGAGGGCCCGCTGATATCGGTCGGCCAACACTTCGGCGTCGCGAGCCATGCCCAACACAGTGGCCAACTCTCTCAGCTCTTCGAGCAGCGAAGCGTCGTTCGCCAGTCCGAACGCTGCCGGTGAAGCCTGTAGGAGACTGCGGATCGTGCGAATCGTGACCCGCATCTGATGCACCCCATCCGGCGCGTCGACGCGCACCGCGCGGTCCCACTCCAGCAGCTTCTCGATCTGCTCACTGACCGCTCGGTGCGCCGAGTCCAGCTTGCGCACAGCTTGTTTCGATACCCGGTGGCCGGTTCCAGCAGGAGCCACCGGCACCAAGGGACGGTCGCGGACAATAGCCAACACGGTGTCTCGCAGCGCGTCAGGGACGCTTTCGTCATCGCCCTTCAAAGGAATTCGGGTGTGCGTGTCGGCGTTGGGTCCTGCCGGCAGTGTCAGTTGCCAGCCCGCGTTGCCGCCGCCGGTACAGCGCCTCAAAGACACGCGGTGCGCAGCCAGATCATGGCTCGCGGTGTCGAAGTAGACAGTGTCCACCGATTGCGGCCATACCCCCCTCAGTACCGGTTGGCTCATATCTGTATGACATCCGAATCGTTCGGTCCGGAGTCCGGCAGATCACGTGCGATTATTGCCATCAGCGTTCGCAGATCGTTGTTCGCCCGGTGAAGATAGACCGCAGCCAGTTCGACCGCCGCCGCGTCCTGATTCAGAACTCCCGCCAGGCAATTGTCGAATCCGACGCCGTAATCATCGATCGTCCGCTGCAGCGCGGTATTCACCGCCTGATCGGGACCCGGCAACAGTTTCTGCAGTCGCGGCAAGGTTCCCCGACCAGCCTCACAGGCTCGCTGAATTCCGGTCGCATCAGCATTGGCCGCGGCAGTAGATATGTTGTCCCGCTGGACGAGCAATGCATCGAGCGGCCCTTCGAGCTGGGCGAGCCACGCGTACAACTGCTTCCCGTCCGATGGAAAGTTCGCCGCAGCCGCAGGCCGATCTGGCGGTGCTGCAGCGGTATCCGGCAATATCAGGCGAGCAAGCGAGAAGCCATGAAACATCCAGGCCACGACCACCATCACGACGATCAGCACCGCAGCAAGCGATAGTACGGTCCGCCCTTGGCGGTCATCCTTCACCGGATCGCCTGGTACGCAGCCGACGTCATCGGCAATGGAGGATGGCTGTGTGCCCTCGCTGTTGGGTACCACCATTGGGTAGCACTCCCTACCGACTCGGTACTCGGGACAGATCATTTCTAGATGGTGCGCCGCTCCGACAGCGACTACACGGGTCAAAGGTCCTCTGGCACAATGCCGGAAGCCTTCAGGCTGACTCGATCCATGGCCGATGTCCGACTTCGCTACCGCGCTGAACTCCGCGCACAGAGTTCTGACCTAAGTCACTAGCGACAACCGAGATGGTGTGGGCAAGCTCAATCGCATGGATCCGATCGAGCGAACATGACGATCACGAGCCGCGCCATGCGCTGGTCCCCGATTGTCGCGCAGCTCAGGTCGTATCAATTCAGCTGGCTTCGCGGCGACCTCGTCGCGGGTGCGTCGGTGGCCGCTTATCTGGTTCCGCAGGTGATGGCGTGCGCACTGCTGGCAGGCATGCCTCCGCTGACCGCGCTATGGGGTGCCGTCGTGGCCCAAATCGCATACGTACTGTTCGGTTCCTCCAATCGACTGTCCATCGGCCCGGAGTCGTCCACGGCGTTGCTCACCGGAACCGTGCTGATCCCGATCGCCGGCGGTGACGTCGTCCTTCATCAAGCGCTGGCAGCGGTACTCGCTGGAATCGTCGGCCTCGTTTGCCTGGTTGGCTCGTCAGCCCGACTGGGATTCCTGGCCAATCTGCTGTCACGCCCCATTCTGATCGGCTACATCACCGGGATCGCTGCGGTGATGCTCGTCGGCCAGATCGGTGGAATCACCGGGGTGCCACTGCCGGATGAGCGGATACCCGCTGTCGCCCGAGCCATTCCAGACGTAGTGCGTGGATTACATGTCCCGACGCTCATCTTGGCAGCATCGGTACTTGCCCTGTTGTTCACACTGGATCGACGAGCACCGAAACTACCCGGCCCGGCGATTGCGGTCCTGGCCGCCACCATCCTGGCGTCATGGCGGTCAGACTGGTTCCGCGGTGCGAAAACACTTGGCAGTGTTCCAGAGCCGATACAGGCGATCGGACTTCCCCATCTCACCTCAGACCACCTGTCGGCGCTGGTCCTCCCTGCCATCGGAATCTCCATCGTGGCCTTCTCCGATGCCGTGCTCACCGCACGAGCATTCTCGACGCCTGGCGATCAGGAGCTCAACCCGAACACTGAATTGCGCGCGCTGGGGGTAGCCAACATCGCTGCGGGCCTGGTTCGCGCCTTTCCAGTCAGCGCCAGTGCAAGCCGTACCGGACTGGCACGTGCAGTCGGCGGCACGACTCAGCTGTATTCGATCGCAGTGGTGCTGATCGTGTCGGTAGTTGCATCTTTCGGTCGTAACACCCTGTCGCACATACCGGTCGCGGTACTGGGAGCGCTGGTCATCTATGCGGCGATCCGCATGATCGATGTTGCCGAGTATCGTCGCCTGGCCCGGTTCCGGCCCAGTGAGCTGGTGCTGGCGTGCGCAACCACTGTGGCGGTCCTCGGCCTCGGAGTGCTCAATGGCGTACTCGTCGCCGTCGGCCTGTCAATCCTGGATTTGCTGCGCCGCATCGCGCATGCGCATGACAGCGTCCTCGGATTCGTTCCCGGCCTGGCCGGCATGCATGACGTCGATGACTATCCAGATGCAGCGCCACTGCCCGGCCTGGTCGTCTACCGATACGATGCACCCCTGTGCTTCGCGAATGCTCAGGACTTCCTCAGCCGCGCGCTTGCCGCGGTGGATGAAACCGGTGGGCAGGTCGACTGGTTCATCTTGAACGCCGAAGCGAACGTGGAAGTTGACCTGACTGCACTCGACGCTCTTGATCGACTCCGCGAAGACCTGTCACAACGCGGGATCGTGTTTGGTATCGCACGTGTCAAGCAACATTTACGCGACGCTCTCGCGGCAGCTGGTCTACTCGCTCGGATCGGAGAGGACCGAATCTTCCCGACGTTGCCGACCGCGGTCGACGCCTTCAGGAACCGCTGAATCACAGTCCGGACGGATACGTTTCGGGAGTTTCGCCCGCATGCCAGACGCTTGTCGGTTCCAGCGGTTCGAGCGCGCGGGTCCGATCGATGTGGATCATCGCGTCGTATTGGTCAGCCGGCCGTACGTGGTAATAGTGGCTCTGCCGTTCGGTGGCAGGCAGATAGATCACGCCGATGGCACGTCCGAGGCGTACCACCGAAAGCGGCTCGGCGGCCGCATCGGTGATCAACGGCGAGACGAAGAACGATTCCCTACCCACTTCGTGCAAGAGCTCTTCTATGCTGCCGTTGAGCGCCGGACGTACCGCCTTGCGTTCGGCGATGCCACCCCATTCGCTGGCCGCCGTAACACTGCCCGCGTAGGTGCTGAAGCCGATGAGACGGCAGTCGTTTCCATAGCGTTCCCGAACAAGCTGGCCGAGGGTGAGCTGCCCGTCGTTGCCCACTTCCGTCGCGCGCGCATCGCCGACATGCGAGTTGTGCGCCCACACAACGATTTTCGGTGCCGGCGCACCGTCGCGACCGAGATGATCCAGCAGCGCGGTCAACGTGTGAACCATGTGGGTGTCGCGCAGATTCCAGGACGCGACGCGGCCACCGAACATTGCGCGGTAATAGACTTCGGCATCACGAACCGTCTGGGCATTTTGCCGGGCATAGAACGCCTCGTCTTCATGCAGTAGACCGTCCCGCCGGGCCACTTCCACCGCGTTGCGCTGCATTTCGACGAGTTGCTCGATCGCCTGGCGTTCACATGACGCGCCCGCGCCGAACGCCGCCTTGAACCCGTATGCCTGTCCGTCGTCGGCCGACGAGACGTGGTCGAAGCACGAGTAGCGTTCTCGCGCCCGCGCAGCTGCCCGCGGATCGATCTTGTCGAGGTAGGCGATCACCTCGCCCATCGAACGATGCAGGCTGTACAGGTCCAGACCGTAGAAGCCGGTCATCCTCTCGTTGCGATTCGCGCACTCGACATTGTGCCGGCGCAGCCAGTCGACGAAATCCCGAACCACCACATTCCGCCACATCCAGGCCGGAAATCGTTCAAACCCGCTCAGTGCCTGGTCGGAGGATTCATCGTGACCGGCTCCCCGCACGTACCTGTTCACCCGGTACGCATCCGGCCAATCCGCTTCTGCCGCAACAGCACAAAAGCCTTTCTCGCGGATCAGCCATTTCGTGATAGCAGCACGTGCGGCGTAGAACTCGTGGGTACCGTGTGAGGCCTCTCCGATGAGGACGACCTTCGCGTCACCGATCAGCTCCTCCAGCACCTCAGTGGGTGGGATTCCGTCGGGCGCATCGATCGCCGCGGCGCCTATGACCTCGGCAGGAGTCTTCCCCCGCAAGCGGGTGCCGACCGCCGGACGCAGCGTAGGTGTCGCCAGCAGCTCTCGCACTTCCGAATCGCTGACTTGGCTGAAATCCCAGAAGGATTCGCCTACTGCACGAAATGGCGACGGCATGCTGGCGCACACGACGTCCTCGACGAGGCCGGCGAACTGCCGGCAGCTCGATTCAGAGGCCGCGGGCACCGCCACCACGATCTCTTTCGGGTCTGCCTCCCGCAGCGCCTGCACAGCAGCGAACATGCTGGCACCGGTCGCCAGTCCGTCATCGACCACGATGACGGTCTTGCCGGTGACGTCGACCGGCGGTCGGCCGTCGCGATAGGCGACTTCCCGCCGCTGCAGTTCACGGCCCTCCCGCTCGGCGATTTCGGACAGCCGCTGCGGCGAAACCCGCAGGGCTCGAACCACGTCATCGTTGATGACGACACGACCTCCGCTCGCCAGTGCCCCCATCGCGAATTCCTCGTGTCCGGGTGCACCCAGTTTCCGGACGACGAACGCGTCCAACGGTGCGCCGAGCGCAGCGGCGATTTCCCACGCGACAGGGATGCCGCCTCTGGCCAAGCCGAGCACGACGACGTCCGGCTTGTCGCGGTACGCGGTCAACAGTTCGGCCAACGCACGCCCCGCCTCCCGGCGGTCGCGGAACACGCGCCGGGGTGCATGCTGTGTCGAGTTTCGAGGTGACATCGATCGACTCCTTATCCATCATCCATCGATCCGTTTTCTGTGCTGAAAGCCAGTCACAGCAGCGGT includes these proteins:
- a CDS encoding Rv1733c family protein, encoding MTQNRCPSSLERKDIGLCLRAAPGSQTRGRMQRHVARDPTEESAMDEYTWSPFAEVWHRNVMCFSRSPLVRRSDRLEAGARLAALIFALVLIAPVAAFGTSVYDQQRQALARQSVEWHTVDATALENSSVISRIGAVDFRSHVSWRAGGSDHSAWFVGPQNLKSGDRTSVWVNSRGEYVGPPQTRDEVSAAAFGAAAMMWLGFTGSLYLAVQVLRWWLDRKRHAGWAAEWHELDRDGGGRKDRYRK
- a CDS encoding IS256 family transposase translates to MTTAHNIDLPTVLAERLTTAHPDVLRELLATFIHTLMGAEADALCGAGYGERSAERNSRNGYRHRQFDTRAGTLDLAIPKLRQGSYFPDWLLERRKRAERALTTVVATCYLLGVSTRRMDKLVETLGITSLSKSQVSVMAKELDAAVEAFRTRPLDAGPYTFVAADALVLKVREAGRVVNVHALIAVGVNAEGYREILGIDVTTAEDGAGWLTFWRSLTARGLSGVKLVTSDAHAGLVAAIGATLPGAAWQRCRTHYTTNLMSVTPKSSWPWVRTLLHSVFDQPDAESVAAQYDRIIDALSDKLPNVADHLEAARPDLLAFTAFPKQIWRQIWSNNPQERLNKEIRRRTDVVGIFPDRAALIRLVGAVLAEQHDEWAESRRYLGLDVLSKSRTVNDTPTEQEATPAALPA
- a CDS encoding GNAT family N-acetyltransferase, producing the protein MKIEHTPVGYLPPATFSAPAWQCRETPWSGEKITVRDLEPDDFPAVMALAGNLGGDGLYLRFFTYGAMYLAAWEHSVTEYVPGNVSLGAFDGNDLVAVGKYVATGEFGAGEISIVVAHRNHRGIATVLLRRLGDYARSAGTQRLVADVLPQNRAVRRVIADAGWPCIQRRDDEMLTVEVDLTASLSATCAVR
- a CDS encoding Acg family FMN-binding oxidoreductase encodes the protein MSTTFPDRETIRAAMALATRAPSVHNTQPWRWRIGSHSVQLYAEEGLHLVHTDPDGRDLLISCGAALHHAAVALYALGWQPTIHRFPNPAEPNHLAAIEVVRCTPQQPEIALAAAIPRRRTDRRYYSGWPVALGDVALMTARAARLGIGLRRVNLNDVLVTALRQAVSQHVHDTEYLTELTTWSGRYASVAGVPARSTPTPDQGAAVPSRIFAGPMLSQPAGTAAADDNGLLLALGTSTDTPLDRLRAGEATSAVLLTATAQGLSTCPVTEALENPDCRKIVGTDVFGDELFPQMLIRVGWAPLNADPLPATPRRPLADVVSWLDDDAPFT
- a CDS encoding PPK2 family polyphosphate kinase, whose protein sequence is MKPTAPSSIEGQHLQPAATRVDGHPDWQALADAARVTPGSHVNLSRDHDPGRHTPGLARDSGESELAEAKALLLDLQDRFFAAAEHALVVVLQAIDAAGKDGTIKHVMSGLNPVGVDVYSFKEPTPIESAHDYLWRYHRVLPERGRIAVFNRSYYEAVLTTRVHPEVLEPPVASTELHHLWHRRFQEINEWERYLHDNGTVIVKLFLNLSKSEQKRRFLERLENPQKNWKFSVNDLAERAHWDDYQLAFQEMLTHTSTAWAPWYVVPADHKWFSHLTTSAVLVQSLRGMEPKYPALTDAARERLTAAKSTLDSEPG
- a CDS encoding CYTH and CHAD domain-containing protein; protein product: MSQPVLRGVWPQSVDTVYFDTASHDLAAHRVSLRRCTGGGNAGWQLTLPAGPNADTHTRIPLKGDDESVPDALRDTVLAIVRDRPLVPVAPAGTGHRVSKQAVRKLDSAHRAVSEQIEKLLEWDRAVRVDAPDGVHQMRVTIRTIRSLLQASPAAFGLANDASLLEELRELATVLGMARDAEVLADRYQRALDELPAKLIRGPIRDRLIDGAHDRYRTGLRASVTAMRSSRYFRLLDALDSLTGIQSSAAATPVTPSAAKNIADGYERIRKRVNAAATADAEHHDVMLHRIRKSAKRLRYIAAAGGATKVSDAAKVIQTLLGDHQDSVVSRANLAEQVEAANAAGEDTFTYGLLYQQETDLAHDCERELPAALKSLKRAVHTVV
- a CDS encoding SulP family inorganic anion transporter, encoding MTITSRAMRWSPIVAQLRSYQFSWLRGDLVAGASVAAYLVPQVMACALLAGMPPLTALWGAVVAQIAYVLFGSSNRLSIGPESSTALLTGTVLIPIAGGDVVLHQALAAVLAGIVGLVCLVGSSARLGFLANLLSRPILIGYITGIAAVMLVGQIGGITGVPLPDERIPAVARAIPDVVRGLHVPTLILAASVLALLFTLDRRAPKLPGPAIAVLAATILASWRSDWFRGAKTLGSVPEPIQAIGLPHLTSDHLSALVLPAIGISIVAFSDAVLTARAFSTPGDQELNPNTELRALGVANIAAGLVRAFPVSASASRTGLARAVGGTTQLYSIAVVLIVSVVASFGRNTLSHIPVAVLGALVIYAAIRMIDVAEYRRLARFRPSELVLACATTVAVLGLGVLNGVLVAVGLSILDLLRRIAHAHDSVLGFVPGLAGMHDVDDYPDAAPLPGLVVYRYDAPLCFANAQDFLSRALAAVDETGGQVDWFILNAEANVEVDLTALDALDRLREDLSQRGIVFGIARVKQHLRDALAAAGLLARIGEDRIFPTLPTAVDAFRNR
- a CDS encoding erythromycin esterase family protein — protein: MSPRNSTQHAPRRVFRDRREAGRALAELLTAYRDKPDVVVLGLARGGIPVAWEIAAALGAPLDAFVVRKLGAPGHEEFAMGALASGGRVVINDDVVRALRVSPQRLSEIAEREGRELQRREVAYRDGRPPVDVTGKTVIVVDDGLATGASMFAAVQALREADPKEIVVAVPAASESSCRQFAGLVEDVVCASMPSPFRAVGESFWDFSQVSDSEVRELLATPTLRPAVGTRLRGKTPAEVIGAAAIDAPDGIPPTEVLEELIGDAKVVLIGEASHGTHEFYAARAAITKWLIREKGFCAVAAEADWPDAYRVNRYVRGAGHDESSDQALSGFERFPAWMWRNVVVRDFVDWLRRHNVECANRNERMTGFYGLDLYSLHRSMGEVIAYLDKIDPRAAARARERYSCFDHVSSADDGQAYGFKAAFGAGASCERQAIEQLVEMQRNAVEVARRDGLLHEDEAFYARQNAQTVRDAEVYYRAMFGGRVASWNLRDTHMVHTLTALLDHLGRDGAPAPKIVVWAHNSHVGDARATEVGNDGQLTLGQLVRERYGNDCRLIGFSTYAGSVTAASEWGGIAERKAVRPALNGSIEELLHEVGRESFFVSPLITDAAAEPLSVVRLGRAIGVIYLPATERQSHYYHVRPADQYDAMIHIDRTRALEPLEPTSVWHAGETPETYPSGL